In the genome of Lycium ferocissimum isolate CSIRO_LF1 unplaced genomic scaffold, AGI_CSIRO_Lferr_CH_V1 ctg10778, whole genome shotgun sequence, one region contains:
- the LOC132041588 gene encoding uncharacterized protein LOC132041588 — MSTTPSPNGLVVSLSNSLQAHNLVAFELFGSASGIDPSMQQLFGTRAFGFWSNLIRIINCNFFLMFKVSRRFHASNCEALLENPKGIYAFLSYFPFLDFDNIAKIFFPLKRAAQYPAELYYTLLQRNTSVVIIYTYQIELSKVNKKEVYTGSFFFILIDGEFFWLLKNLARKFGPDKVTTKYEQRPPSPPRFEYVLLVNYIRVSGKFLYERRIDCEL; from the exons ATGTCGACTACTCCATCTCCTAACGGGCTGGTGGTAAGCCTGAGTAACTCA CTTCAAGCCCATAATTTAGTAGCCTTTGAGCTGTTTGGCTCTGCATCCGGAATTGATCCTTCTATGCAACAATTGTTTGGAACTAGAGCATTTGGATTTTGGAGCAACCTCATTAGAATCATTAATTGCAACTTCTTTTTGATGTTCAAAGTCTCTCGGCG ATTTCATGCATCAAATTGTGAAGCCTTATTGGAGAACCCAAAAGGTATTTATGCTTTCTTGagttattttccttttctggaTTTTGacaatatagccaaaatattctttcctttAAAAAGAGCTGCACAATATCCGGCTGAGTTATATTACACATTGTTGCAGCGAAATACTTCAGTTGTGATTATCTATACTTACCAAATTGAGTTatcaaaagtaaacaagaagGAAGTCTATACGGggtcttttttctttattcttaTTGATGGGGAGTTCTTTTGGTTGCTTAAAAATTTGGCAAGAAAATTTGGCCCCGATAAAGTTACCACTAAATATGAACAGAGGCCTCCATCGCCTCCCCGATTTGAATATGTTCTTTTGGTTAACTACATCCGTGTCTCGGGAAAGTTTTTGTATGAGAGACGTATTGACTGTGAGCTTTAG